The genomic segment TATATTTTAAAAAATGGAAAATATAATATATCTCTTTTAGTTATAGGGGTAATAGTTATAATTGTATCTTTTATATCAAATTACATCTTATACTTAAAACGTGATATTAATTCATTGTAAGAGAGGTGAAAAATGTGAATATAATTAGAAGAGAATTAAAATCTAATTTTAAATCTAGAATAATATGGTCTGTAAGTATGATCTTACTTATTATAGCTGTATTTATAGAATTTAGTGCTTTTAGAGATAGTCCTGAAATTAATGATGTACTTAATTCTTTTCCAGATTCAGTACTAAGTGCACTTGGGATGGGGGATGCTGATATGACTACTTTATCTGGTTTTTTGAGTCTTATTTCACTATATATCTATTTGCCTTTATCTATTCATGCATCACTTTTAGGAAGTTCAATTATTTCAAAGGAAGAAAGAGACAAAACAGCTGAATTTTTATTTACACTTCCTGTTTCAAGAAAAAAGGCAATAGTAAATAAAATCATATCATCTATTTTAGAAGTTATAAATTTAAATTTTTTAACAGCTTTAACTATAGTTATAATGGGACTACAACATAATCCTGATGGGAAATTTTATAAGTTTTTATTACTTTTATTTCTAGGAATATTTTTAACTCAATTAATATTTTTAAGTATTGGTATTTTTATAGCTTCAATAACAAAAAGGTATAAGAAATCAGGAAATATTTCACTTACAATTTTATTTGTAACTTATATAATATCTGTACTTATAGGACTTACAGATAAAATTGATTTTTTAAAATATATAACTCCATTTGAATACTTTAAATCATCATACATATTAGAGAATTTAGAATTGCAATTAGTTTATATTGTGATTTCATTTATAATAATATCAATTAGTATGATAGGAACATTTAAAGTTTATCCTAAAAGAGATTTGTATATTTAGAATATTGTAATATAAAGCTTAATATTATAAAATTGAATTATAATAGATCTTAAGGGGTGAAAAAATGAGAATAGATAAATTCTTAAAGAATTCTAGAATAATAAAAAGAAGAACAGTAGCAAAAGAAGCATGTGATACTGGCCGTGTTTTAATAAATGAGAATGTTGCAAAGGCAGGTTCTGAAGTATCTGTAGGCGATAAAATCGAAATAAATTTTGGTAATAATACAATGAAAATAGAAGTATTGGAAATTTTAGAACATGCACCTAAAGAAAAATCATCAGAAATGTATAAAGTGGTTGAATAAAAAGCACCTGATAAATGATTTCATTTATCAGGTGCTTTTTGTAATAAATTAATATGTAGTTTCATATCTTATTCTATAGATATAAGGAGGGGATAGTGTGGAAAAGGACATGAAATTACAAAATTTATCTTTAGAAAATAGAGAAAAATTAAATATATCAGGAGTAGAACAAGTAGAAAGTTTTAATGAAAGTCAAATAGTGATTTATACAGTAAGAGGATCTTTAACTATAAAAGGAGAATCTTTAAATATAAGCAAGTTAAATCTTGAAGATGGTAATGTTAAGATTGAGGGCACGATAGAATCTCTTGCTTATAGTAATAAAATAAATACAGGATCAAAAGAAGGAAGTTTTTTTAAGAAAATGTTTAAATAGTTAAAGTGTTTATTTTAACTGGGGGAGTAATATGTCAAATTTAGTATTAGAACAATTTTATATATTAATTAAATTAATTATAGGTGGAATTATTTTAGGGCTTATATATGATCTATACAGAGTATTTAGATATTATCTAAAGCCAAAAAAAATTGCTACAATGATAGAAGATACTATATTCTTTATACTGATATCTATTATAGTATTATTTTTATTGTTTTATACTAACTCTGCAGAACTTAGATGGTATGTTTTTTTAGGATTTTTAGTTGGTAGTATTCTTTATAAAATAATATTTAGTAAATATATAATAAAAATATTAATTTTTATTATGAATAAAATTATAAAGGTGTTTAAAAAAACACTTGATACTATAATTTCTCCTATTAAAATATTAATAAATATAATAAAAATTCTTCTTAAAAAAATATTAAAATGGATAAAAAAAGGGTATAAAGATAATGATAAGCGAAAAAAATAGTAATAATGTTCTATATTTATTGCTTTAAAATATGGAAATTATAGCATATAATATAATTATAAATAAAACTATTTAGGAATAGAGGACCTAATATGAAAAAGAGGAAAAAAAATAAATTTAAAATAAAATACATATTGATGATACTATTTATTATTTACTTAGCAAGTATATTTATAAGACAAGAGTTTGAAATAAATAAACTTGAAGCTAATATAAAAGATCAAAAACAGAAAAAAACAGAACTAAAAGAATATATTTCTGAAAATGAAAAAAAAGCTGAGTATTTAAATAATATATCATCTGCTAAAAATCCAGTTAACTATATGAATTCTTTAGATAATGAGAAACAAAAAGAAGAATATAAGAAGATTTTAGAACATATAGAGAATGTAGCAAGAGAAGAATTGTTTATGGTAAAACCTAATGAAATAATTTACATAGATAAAAATAAGTTAAAAAATGTATTTGATGAAACACCTTAGAAAATAGGTATATTGACATATATTAAATATTCATATATACTTTAGTAGATTAGTATAGATATTAAAAGGAGGAGTATTGTATTTATGCCCGTTAAAGTAGGTAGTATTGTTGAAGGAACAGTTACTGGTATAACTAATTTTGGAGCATTTATTCAGCTGGGAGAAGGTGAGACTGGATTAGTTCATATTTCTGAGGTTTCAGATGATTATGTTAAAGATATTAATAATTATTTGAAAAAAGCACAAAAAGTTAAGGTGAAAGTTTTATCTATGGAAAAAGGCAAAATTAGTTTATCCATAAGACAAGCTAAACCAAAAACAAGTAATCCACAAGAAATTGATTGGTCAAAAAAAGCTGATCCAAAGATGAAAGGCTTATCATTTGAAGATAAACTTTCAAAGTTTCTAAAAGACAGTAACGAAAGACAAGATCAAATTAAATCTAGAGATTCAAAAAGAGGTATGAATTCTAAATCTTAAATTCAATAAAATAATAATATTTGATTTATTATAGCAATCATAATATTTATTAAACGATATATTAAAATGTTAACATTTTAATATATCGTTTTTTATTATACTTGAAAAATTTGTAGAATCAAAAAAACATTATAAAGCTGATAGATAGATAAAAAATTAAAAAAAATCTACTTTTATGACGAAAAGTTTTTAAGTTTGGACAACCATAATTGACAAATATTTTACTTTTACTTTGTTAGAATATATGTAGGTAACGATAGAGGATGGTGGTTCTAATGATAAATACGGAATTGAATAATCTAAAAATTAAGAAAGATAGTAAAAAAATAATTATACAAATATTAAGAGACATATACAAAAAAGAAATTACAATTAATAGTATAGCAGTATTTTTAATTTCTTTATGTATATCTAGAGCATCCGTAATGAATAACTTAACACCTTTTGGAATAGCTTTTTTAGTATCATACTCTTTTAAGTATAAATCTAAGTTTTCTACATTGATAGCAGTATCTATTGGAACTATAACAATACATGGGTTAAATAGTTATCAATATATTATTCCTATGATTATTCTATATTTTTTAATTAATATATTAGATTTTAAAAATAAAAAAATATTATTTTCACTATTGACAGCATCTATACTTTTTATTTTTAGAAGTATGATTATGATAGGAACTGACTTTTATATATATGATTTAATGATAATTATATTTGAATCAATTATAGTTTTCTCAATATCATTTATATTTACATATAGCATAAGCTTTTTAGATAATATTAAGAATAGGTTATTTACGAATGAAGAAATGATCTCTTCGGTAATTATGTTATCTATAGCAGTTACAGGAGTATCTGACATTTCAATATTTTCTTTATCTATAATGGATATATTAGGGGTATTTCTTATATTGTTTTTTGCATATACAAGAGGTATAAGTATGGCTACTGTTATAGGTGTTAGTATAGGTCTTATAAGCTCAATGTCCAAAGTGGACATGCCTTATATAATATCAATATTTGCTATATCAGGGTTACTTGCAGGTGTATTTAAGGATATAGGGAAAATTGGAATAATATTAGGATTTACTTTAGGGAATTTGATAATGTCATTTTATATAAATGGTTTTTCTACAGAAATAATAGGATTTAAAGAGATGATAATAGCATCTATTATATTTTTTCTAGTTTCTAAGAAGGTTTCTGGAGCTAGTAATAAAATAATTATAGGCTCAGATAGAGGTTATTTAGTAGAAGATGTATATAGTAATAGAATAAAAGATATTACTTTCAGAAGATTAAATGAATTCTCCAGTGTATTCAAAGAGTTATCAGATATCCTCAAGAAAGTTTCGTATAGAGAGAATATATTAGAAGAAAATGATATATCTTCTTTAATGGATTCTATATCTTCTGAAATATGTGGTAATTGTCCAATGAATAGAATATGTTGGAAAAATGATTTTTATAATACTTACAATAAAATGTTTGAAGTAATAGTAAAATTGGAAAATAAAGGAGTGATTTCTGAAAGAGATTTACCGGAATTATTTCACAATAGGTGTAAAAACAAAAATAATTTCATTGAAAAAATAAATAATATATTTAATATTTATAGATTAAATTATAAATGGGAGAAAAAAATTACAGAAAGTAGACAAATGGTATCTCAACAATTGAATGGTGTAAGTAACATAATAAAAGATTTAGCAAAAGAAATATATACCGATATAAGATTCAAAGAAGAGGTTGAAAGAAATATATTTAGTGAATTAAGAAAAGAAGATATACCTATAAAAGAAATAACAGTTACAGAATCAAATGAAGGTAAGTTTGAAATATATATAGATTTAAAAATAACTTGTAATAAAGAGAGGATGATTTCTAAGGTGATTAATATAGCATCAGAAGTAGTAGGATATAGATTAATAAGAGATAGATTTTCTACAAGTGATTTAGACTATGATAAGGGAGTAAGATTCAAACTAATAAAATCCAATAGATATAGTTCTGTGACAAGAGTTGCTGTATGTTATGATAATGATAATTATATTTCTGGTGATAGTTATACATTTGGTGAAAGACAAAATAATTATTATGCAGTACTTAGTGATGGCATGGGGAGAGGAGAAAGGGCTAAAACAGAGAGTAGTATTACCATAAATTTATTAGAAAAATTCTTGGAAGCGGGATATGATAAAGAACTGGCTTTGAGAACTATAAATTCAATATTAGTATTAAAATCTAATGAAGAAGTTTTTACAACTATTGATATGTCCATTTTAGATTTATATAAAGGAAATGCACAATTTATAAAAATAGGCTCAGCTCCTACTTTTATAAAAAGGAAAGATAGAGTTGAGATAATAAATTCTAATACACTTCCAGTTGGAATATTGAAAGAGGTAGATTTTAATATTTATGAGAGTAATATTGAGGATGGGGACTTTATAATAATGATGTCAGATGGATTATTAGATTCAAATGAAGAGGTTTATGATAAAGAGAAATGGATGAAAGATATAATAGAAAATATAAAAAGTAAAAATCCACAAACAATAGCTGATCAAATTTTAAAGAATTCAATAGATGTATCAAGTGATAATAGTAAAGATGATATGACAGTATTAGTAACTAAAGTATGGAAAAAAAGATAAAGCTTTTGCTTTATCTTTTTTGTTTATCTATTTTCCTATTGGCAATACTTATTTTTAAAAGATAATAGGGGGTAGTATAATGCAAAAAGAAATATTTCTTAAACAGATAATATTAGTTACAGATGGTGAATCGAATAGCTTTAAAAATCCTATTAATATAACTAAAAAAGTAATTAAAGAAGGAATAACTGTTAGTACAATAGGTATATTAAATGAAAAAAGTAATACTAG from the Senegalia massiliensis genome contains:
- the spoIIE gene encoding stage II sporulation protein E — translated: MINTELNNLKIKKDSKKIIIQILRDIYKKEITINSIAVFLISLCISRASVMNNLTPFGIAFLVSYSFKYKSKFSTLIAVSIGTITIHGLNSYQYIIPMIILYFLINILDFKNKKILFSLLTASILFIFRSMIMIGTDFYIYDLMIIIFESIIVFSISFIFTYSISFLDNIKNRLFTNEEMISSVIMLSIAVTGVSDISIFSLSIMDILGVFLILFFAYTRGISMATVIGVSIGLISSMSKVDMPYIISIFAISGLLAGVFKDIGKIGIILGFTLGNLIMSFYINGFSTEIIGFKEMIIASIIFFLVSKKVSGASNKIIIGSDRGYLVEDVYSNRIKDITFRRLNEFSSVFKELSDILKKVSYRENILEENDISSLMDSISSEICGNCPMNRICWKNDFYNTYNKMFEVIVKLENKGVISERDLPELFHNRCKNKNNFIEKINNIFNIYRLNYKWEKKITESRQMVSQQLNGVSNIIKDLAKEIYTDIRFKEEVERNIFSELRKEDIPIKEITVTESNEGKFEIYIDLKITCNKERMISKVINIASEVVGYRLIRDRFSTSDLDYDKGVRFKLIKSNRYSSVTRVAVCYDNDNYISGDSYTFGERQNNYYAVLSDGMGRGERAKTESSITINLLEKFLEAGYDKELALRTINSILVLKSNEEVFTTIDMSILDLYKGNAQFIKIGSAPTFIKRKDRVEIINSNTLPVGILKEVDFNIYESNIEDGDFIIMMSDGLLDSNEEVYDKEKWMKDIIENIKSKNPQTIADQILKNSIDVSSDNSKDDMTVLVTKVWKKR
- the yabP gene encoding sporulation protein YabP, producing the protein MEKDMKLQNLSLENREKLNISGVEQVESFNESQIVIYTVRGSLTIKGESLNISKLNLEDGNVKIEGTIESLAYSNKINTGSKEGSFFKKMFK
- the yabQ gene encoding spore cortex biosynthesis protein YabQ, coding for MSNLVLEQFYILIKLIIGGIILGLIYDLYRVFRYYLKPKKIATMIEDTIFFILISIIVLFLLFYTNSAELRWYVFLGFLVGSILYKIIFSKYIIKILIFIMNKIIKVFKKTLDTIISPIKILINIIKILLKKILKWIKKGYKDNDKRKK
- a CDS encoding RNA-binding S4 domain-containing protein, which produces MRIDKFLKNSRIIKRRTVAKEACDTGRVLINENVAKAGSEVSVGDKIEINFGNNTMKIEVLEILEHAPKEKSSEMYKVVE
- a CDS encoding S1 RNA-binding domain-containing protein, whose protein sequence is MPVKVGSIVEGTVTGITNFGAFIQLGEGETGLVHISEVSDDYVKDINNYLKKAQKVKVKVLSMEKGKISLSIRQAKPKTSNPQEIDWSKKADPKMKGLSFEDKLSKFLKDSNERQDQIKSRDSKRGMNSKS
- a CDS encoding ABC transporter permease subunit: MNIIRRELKSNFKSRIIWSVSMILLIIAVFIEFSAFRDSPEINDVLNSFPDSVLSALGMGDADMTTLSGFLSLISLYIYLPLSIHASLLGSSIISKEERDKTAEFLFTLPVSRKKAIVNKIISSILEVINLNFLTALTIVIMGLQHNPDGKFYKFLLLLFLGIFLTQLIFLSIGIFIASITKRYKKSGNISLTILFVTYIISVLIGLTDKIDFLKYITPFEYFKSSYILENLELQLVYIVISFIIISISMIGTFKVYPKRDLYI
- a CDS encoding FtsB family cell division protein; its protein translation is MKKRKKNKFKIKYILMILFIIYLASIFIRQEFEINKLEANIKDQKQKKTELKEYISENEKKAEYLNNISSAKNPVNYMNSLDNEKQKEEYKKILEHIENVAREELFMVKPNEIIYIDKNKLKNVFDETP